One Streptomyces sp. CNQ-509 DNA window includes the following coding sequences:
- a CDS encoding maleylpyruvate isomerase N-terminal domain-containing protein has protein sequence MEQFVPSWAALRAAVAGLRDEDFAQPSGCTGWLVRDLASHLVIDAQDVLITLVTPADGEPTVDAARYWHVSDEPPTGADPLDALTVRLAAAYEDPALLKFHLDDVGSAAGRAAQLADPALRVSTQDMVLTAGDYLAAYVLEWTLHHLDLTAHLPHVPGPPAAGLADTRALLERIAGAAFPASFTDTDALLIATGRRTPTEAERTALGPLAAKLPLILG, from the coding sequence GTGGAACAATTCGTGCCCTCCTGGGCGGCGTTGCGCGCCGCGGTCGCGGGTCTGAGAGACGAGGACTTCGCACAGCCCTCCGGCTGCACCGGCTGGCTCGTCCGCGACCTCGCCTCCCACCTCGTGATCGACGCGCAGGACGTGCTCATCACCCTGGTCACCCCCGCCGACGGCGAGCCGACGGTCGACGCGGCGCGCTACTGGCACGTCAGCGACGAGCCGCCGACCGGCGCGGACCCCCTCGACGCACTCACCGTCCGGCTGGCGGCGGCGTACGAGGATCCGGCGCTGCTGAAGTTCCACCTCGACGACGTCGGCTCCGCCGCGGGCCGGGCCGCGCAACTCGCCGACCCGGCGCTGCGGGTGAGCACGCAGGACATGGTCCTCACCGCGGGCGACTACCTCGCGGCGTACGTCCTGGAGTGGACCCTGCACCACCTCGACCTGACCGCGCACCTCCCCCACGTGCCGGGACCGCCCGCCGCGGGCCTGGCCGACACCCGGGCCCTGCTGGAGCGGATCGCGGGCGCGGCGTTCCCGGCGTCCTTCACGGACACCGACGCCCTCCTGATCGCCACCGGCCGCCGCACCCCCACCGAAGCGGAACGCACCGCCCTCGGCCCCCTGGCGGCGAAGCTCCCCCTGATCCTGGGCTGA
- a CDS encoding phosphotransferase enzyme family protein: MVFVEVPLTAAVREATGVTGFAERLYGGEESAAWRVGAHVVRIGAYDKDTAETEWCHRVAVAAQTGGCPEAVAPLPIPGRDGATVVRVEGRTVSLWPYVDGVWADGDDPRSATAAARMLARLHRALAGARLPPRPRRNFLEAGLAGDEAYNDPRLHDPQLDTWLAGFTARALPRHALHGDYYHGNLLVDRGDPARIVAVLDWDESFVAPPEVEVGGAALEFADEFCENPADARRFADAYREAGGTAEALDEETLTQLMRHRLRREGAYFALAVARGVRHDEEDLEYHRRRMEAFARLRP, translated from the coding sequence GTGGTCTTCGTGGAGGTGCCGCTGACGGCGGCGGTACGGGAGGCGACGGGCGTCACCGGCTTCGCGGAACGGCTCTACGGCGGCGAGGAGTCCGCCGCCTGGCGGGTCGGCGCGCACGTGGTGCGGATCGGCGCGTACGACAAGGACACCGCGGAGACGGAATGGTGCCACCGCGTCGCGGTCGCCGCGCAGACCGGCGGTTGCCCCGAGGCGGTCGCCCCGTTGCCCATCCCGGGCCGGGACGGCGCCACGGTCGTACGGGTCGAGGGCCGCACGGTGTCGCTCTGGCCGTACGTCGACGGGGTCTGGGCCGACGGCGACGACCCCCGCTCCGCGACGGCCGCGGCCCGCATGCTGGCCCGTCTGCACCGCGCGCTGGCCGGCGCCCGACTGCCGCCCCGGCCGCGGCGGAACTTCCTCGAAGCCGGCCTCGCCGGCGACGAGGCGTACAACGACCCGCGGCTGCACGACCCGCAACTGGACACGTGGCTGGCCGGGTTCACCGCCCGCGCGCTGCCGCGCCACGCCCTGCACGGCGACTACTACCACGGCAACCTGCTGGTCGACCGCGGTGACCCGGCGCGGATCGTCGCCGTGCTCGACTGGGACGAGTCCTTCGTCGCCCCGCCGGAGGTGGAGGTGGGCGGCGCGGCGCTGGAGTTCGCCGACGAGTTCTGCGAGAACCCGGCGGACGCGCGCCGGTTCGCCGACGCCTACCGGGAGGCCGGCGGCACCGCCGAGGCGCTGGACGAGGAGACGCTGACGCAGTTGATGCGGCACCGGCTGCGGCGCGAGGGCGCGTACTTCGCGCTCGCCGTGGCCCGGGGCGTCCGGCACGACGAGGAGGACCTGGAGTACCACCGGCGCCGCATGGAGGCGTTCGCCAGACTCCGGCCGTAG
- a CDS encoding ROK family protein — protein MTVVAALDIGGTKTAAALVGEDGRLLHRRTAPTPAAAGPAAVLDAAAAAVAELTAAGGPYAAVGVGSAGVIDAAAGTVLSATAALPGWAGTALRDELGRRLGVPVAVDNDVHAHALGETWRGAAAGRTHVLLVAAGTGIGGSLVLDGRPLRGARSAAGHLGHLPVPAAAGRPCTCGGTGHAEAVAAGPAMAAEYHRRAGEAAGGDPAGGRGLAVVAERAAAGDTAAVAVLAEGAAALGEAVGGLVNALDPELVLVTGGVSRCGPVWWRPLRAAITTTALPLLSDVPVVPGELGDDAALLGAARLAREAIA, from the coding sequence ATGACCGTCGTCGCCGCGCTCGACATCGGCGGTACGAAGACCGCCGCCGCCCTGGTCGGCGAGGACGGGCGGCTGCTGCACCGCCGCACCGCGCCCACGCCGGCCGCGGCCGGGCCCGCGGCGGTCCTCGACGCCGCGGCGGCGGCCGTGGCGGAACTCACCGCGGCCGGCGGCCCGTACGCGGCCGTCGGCGTCGGCAGCGCCGGCGTGATCGACGCCGCGGCCGGCACCGTGCTCTCCGCCACCGCCGCGCTGCCGGGGTGGGCCGGCACCGCGCTCCGCGACGAACTCGGCCGCCGCCTCGGCGTCCCCGTCGCCGTCGACAACGACGTGCACGCGCACGCGCTCGGCGAAACCTGGCGCGGCGCGGCGGCAGGACGCACGCACGTCCTGCTCGTCGCCGCGGGCACCGGCATCGGCGGCTCGCTGGTCCTCGACGGCCGGCCCCTGCGGGGCGCCCGCTCCGCGGCGGGACACCTGGGCCACCTGCCGGTCCCGGCCGCGGCGGGCCGCCCGTGCACCTGCGGCGGTACGGGCCACGCGGAGGCCGTCGCGGCGGGCCCGGCGATGGCGGCGGAGTACCACCGCCGCGCGGGGGAGGCGGCGGGCGGAGACCCGGCCGGGGGCCGCGGTCTCGCGGTCGTCGCGGAGCGGGCGGCGGCCGGTGACACGGCGGCGGTGGCGGTGCTGGCGGAGGGCGCCGCGGCGCTGGGCGAGGCGGTGGGCGGGCTCGTCAACGCGCTCGATCCCGAACTCGTCCTCGTCACCGGCGGCGTGAGCCGGTGCGGCCCGGTCTGGTGGCGACCGCTGCGGGCGGCGATCACCACGACGGCGCTGCCCCTGCTGTCGGACGTCCCGGTCGTCCCGGGAGAGCTGGGAGACGACGCGGCGCTGCTCGGCGCCGCACGGCTCGCACGGGAGGCGATCGCGTGA
- a CDS encoding FadR/GntR family transcriptional regulator translates to MTEARAREVRASAARAAGTPPGRSLLRLEVTEGIKRYILANRLRPGDPLPTEADLCAALGASRSSVREAVKTLHALDIVDVRHGHGTYVGRLSLSALVESLAFRGLLGPEGDVQVMADLVDVRELFERGMAERIVARLDGDRLDALDALVEEMRADAGGAEADFAAADRAFHALLVEPLGNDLMGQLSMAFWDVYAIVAPQLRMATGEDRAQTTAAHAGIVHAARSGDPAAFTRAVAAHYAPVRRRLAAVGNGGGDAGHRPAGARR, encoded by the coding sequence ATGACCGAAGCCCGTGCCAGGGAAGTCCGTGCGAGCGCGGCCCGCGCGGCGGGTACGCCCCCCGGCAGATCCCTGCTCCGGCTGGAGGTCACCGAGGGCATCAAGCGCTACATCCTCGCCAACCGGCTGCGCCCCGGCGACCCGCTGCCCACCGAGGCCGACCTGTGCGCCGCCCTCGGCGCCAGCCGCTCCAGCGTCCGCGAAGCGGTCAAGACTCTCCACGCCCTCGACATCGTCGACGTACGGCACGGGCACGGCACCTACGTCGGCAGGCTGAGCCTGTCGGCGCTCGTCGAGAGCCTCGCGTTCCGCGGGCTGCTCGGCCCGGAGGGCGACGTGCAGGTGATGGCCGATCTCGTGGACGTGCGCGAGCTGTTCGAGCGGGGCATGGCGGAGCGGATCGTGGCCCGGCTCGACGGCGACCGGCTCGACGCGCTGGACGCGCTGGTGGAGGAGATGCGCGCGGACGCGGGCGGCGCCGAGGCGGACTTCGCGGCGGCGGACCGTGCCTTCCACGCCCTGCTGGTCGAGCCGCTGGGCAACGATCTGATGGGGCAGCTCTCGATGGCCTTCTGGGACGTGTACGCCATCGTCGCCCCGCAGTTGCGGATGGCCACGGGCGAAGACCGGGCGCAGACGACTGCCGCGCACGCGGGCATCGTGCACGCGGCGCGCAGCGGCGACCCGGCCGCCTTCACCCGGGCCGTCGCGGCGCACTACGCCCCCGTACGCCGCCGCCTCGCGGCCGTCGGCAACGGCGGCGGGGACGCGGGGCACCGACCCGCGGGAGCCCGCCGGTAG
- a CDS encoding DUF6745 domain-containing protein, producing MTSARGASPRFDGSLSSSRERLSLAVALRDDWLGHAFSTLPADRPAAEAAVTGLYGLAGAPPPRFVWIPSPAAAPPALRDEQPAFARPRLRAADAPARWADWPVASRLASLLSALRTRLDRRVPRPWSVGHRPRPAWHQVAHTMTAEDALSDGYALRDVLWTAVHDPLSATLLDGPRPAIRTALLPAADAGPLGLTFHGQHDAHWIGHYDIHARLGLAAYRAADTRQLALWAALARAAGWWWPGDGVCVVAERPAEVHTEPLPGARHGELRLHHPGRPAVRYGDGAEVYALHGTAVPRWVVTEPTVARIHREPNVEVRRCAIERIGWDTYVDRAGLHLLAQAPDPGNPRSHLHLYHVPRRVWGTPGRVLLVVNGSVEPDGRRRRYGLSVPAGIDDPVAAAGWSYGLSGPQYARLARRT from the coding sequence GTGACCTCTGCGCGCGGGGCTTCTCCCCGCTTCGACGGTTCACTCTCCTCTTCCCGCGAACGCCTGTCCCTCGCCGTCGCCCTGCGCGACGACTGGCTGGGGCACGCCTTCTCCACCCTGCCCGCGGACCGGCCGGCGGCAGAAGCCGCCGTCACCGGGCTCTACGGCCTGGCGGGCGCGCCGCCACCGCGGTTCGTCTGGATCCCCTCCCCCGCGGCGGCCCCGCCGGCGCTGCGGGACGAGCAACCCGCCTTCGCCCGCCCGCGGCTGCGGGCCGCCGACGCCCCGGCGCGGTGGGCGGACTGGCCCGTCGCCTCCCGGCTCGCGTCGCTGCTCTCCGCGCTGCGCACCCGGCTGGACCGGCGCGTCCCGCGCCCCTGGTCGGTGGGGCACCGCCCGCGCCCGGCATGGCACCAGGTCGCGCACACCATGACGGCCGAGGACGCGCTCAGCGACGGGTACGCGCTGCGCGACGTCCTGTGGACCGCCGTCCACGACCCGCTCTCCGCCACGCTGCTCGACGGCCCGCGGCCCGCGATCCGCACCGCCCTGCTGCCGGCCGCCGACGCCGGACCGCTCGGGCTCACCTTCCACGGCCAGCACGACGCGCACTGGATCGGGCACTACGACATCCACGCCCGCCTCGGCCTCGCCGCCTACCGCGCCGCCGACACCCGCCAACTCGCCCTGTGGGCCGCCCTGGCCCGCGCCGCCGGCTGGTGGTGGCCCGGTGACGGGGTGTGCGTCGTCGCCGAGCGGCCCGCCGAGGTGCACACGGAGCCGCTGCCCGGCGCCCGCCACGGCGAACTGCGGCTGCACCACCCCGGCCGCCCCGCCGTCCGGTACGGCGACGGTGCCGAGGTGTACGCGCTGCACGGCACCGCCGTGCCGCGGTGGGTCGTCACGGAGCCGACGGTGGCGCGGATCCACCGCGAGCCGAACGTCGAGGTGCGCCGCTGCGCCATCGAGCGCATCGGCTGGGACACGTACGTCGACCGAGCGGGACTGCACCTGCTCGCGCAGGCCCCCGACCCCGGCAACCCCCGGTCCCACCTGCACCTCTACCACGTGCCGCGGCGCGTGTGGGGCACACCCGGGCGCGTCCTGCTCGTCGTCAACGGCTCCGTCGAACCCGACGGGCGGCGCCGCCGGTACGGGCTGAGCGTGCCCGCCGGCATCGACGACCCGGTCGCCGCGGCCGGCTGGTCGTACGGGCTCAGCGGCCCGCAGTACGCACGGCTCGCCCGCCGCACCTGA
- a CDS encoding DUF4291 domain-containing protein gives MTTEARQVRARQTADTVTVYQAYAPAVAGPALRAGTFVPPFKRERMTWIKPSFLWMMYRCGWAEKPGQERVLAVEISRRGFEWALRHSCLSHHDGRVYATREDWLAAKRTSPVRIQWDPERDTALRPLERRAIQIGLSGPAVGGYVEEWIRGIEDVTPLAREVRALLRERRREEAAALLPREEPCPLPDDVLARIGAG, from the coding sequence ATGACGACGGAAGCACGGCAGGTCCGCGCGCGGCAGACCGCGGACACGGTCACCGTCTACCAGGCGTACGCGCCCGCCGTCGCCGGGCCGGCGCTGCGGGCGGGCACGTTCGTGCCGCCGTTCAAGCGCGAGCGGATGACGTGGATCAAGCCGTCGTTCCTGTGGATGATGTACCGCTGCGGCTGGGCGGAGAAGCCCGGCCAGGAGCGCGTGCTGGCCGTCGAGATCAGCCGGCGGGGCTTCGAGTGGGCGCTGCGCCACTCCTGCCTGAGCCACCACGACGGCCGCGTGTACGCCACCCGGGAGGACTGGCTGGCGGCGAAGAGGACCAGCCCGGTGCGGATCCAGTGGGATCCGGAGCGGGACACGGCTCTGCGGCCGCTGGAGCGGCGCGCGATCCAGATCGGGCTCTCCGGTCCCGCGGTCGGTGGGTACGTCGAGGAGTGGATCCGCGGGATCGAGGACGTCACGCCGCTCGCGCGGGAAGTGCGCGCGCTGCTGCGGGAGCGGCGGCGCGAGGAGGCGGCCGCGCTGCTGCCGAGGGAGGAGCCCTGCCCGCTGCCGGACGACGTCCTGGCCCGCATCGGCGCCGGCTAG
- a CDS encoding N-acetylmannosamine-6-phosphate 2-epimerase: MSARSDGGGRDGALLARLRGRLVVSCQAYPGEPLRDPDTMRRMALAVLDGGAAGIRAQGLADLRAIRAATGAPLIGLWKDGDGGVVITPTAAHARAVAEAGADIVAVDATDRPRPDGRDVAESFEAVRRAGRLVMADVSTYEEGLRAADAGADLIGTTLSGYTGRSPAPGTGPDLGLVERLAAAVRVPVLAEGRIGTPAEAAEALAHGAYAVVVGTAITHPTTLTRRFTAALDATRG; this comes from the coding sequence GTGAGCGCGCGTAGCGACGGCGGCGGCCGGGATGGTGCTCTTCTCGCGCGGCTGCGCGGGCGGTTGGTGGTGTCCTGCCAGGCGTATCCGGGCGAGCCGCTGCGCGACCCCGACACCATGCGCCGCATGGCGCTCGCCGTGCTCGACGGCGGGGCCGCGGGCATCCGCGCACAGGGGCTCGCGGACCTGCGGGCGATCCGGGCCGCGACCGGTGCGCCGCTGATCGGGCTCTGGAAGGACGGGGACGGCGGCGTCGTGATCACGCCCACGGCGGCGCACGCGCGGGCGGTCGCGGAGGCCGGCGCGGACATCGTCGCCGTCGACGCCACGGACCGCCCGCGGCCGGACGGCCGGGACGTGGCGGAGTCGTTCGAGGCGGTGCGGCGGGCGGGCAGGCTCGTGATGGCCGATGTCTCGACGTACGAGGAGGGGCTGCGGGCGGCCGACGCGGGCGCCGACCTGATCGGCACCACCCTCTCCGGCTACACCGGCCGCTCCCCCGCCCCCGGCACGGGTCCCGACCTCGGTCTGGTGGAGCGGCTGGCGGCGGCGGTGCGGGTGCCGGTGCTCGCGGAGGGGCGGATCGGGACGCCGGCCGAGGCGGCGGAGGCGCTGGCGCACGGTGCGTACGCGGTGGTCGTCGGCACGGCGATCACCCACCCGACGACGCTCACCCGCCGGTTCACCGCCGCACTCGACGCCACCCGTGGGTGA